In Deefgea piscis, the DNA window CCGCGCCCGTTGTTTTCCTTTACTCAACCCGGTGCTGGTTTCGGTTTTACTGCTGATTGCAGTATTAAAAATAAGCGGCGTGTCGTATGCGACTTATTTTGCCGGTGCTAAACCGATTCATTTATTACTTGGCCCCGCTACCGTGGCGCTCGCGATTCCCTTGTATCTCAATTTAGCGAAAATGAAGCAATACTTCATTCCATTGAGTATTGCTTTATTGGTCGGCTCGACGGTGGGGATTGTGTCAGTGTTGGTTTTGGGGCAATGGATGGGTTTGAGTTGGACCACCATATTATCTTTTGCGCCTAAATCATGCACTACACCGATAGCGATGGCTTTATCGCAAGAACATGGTGGTTTGCCGTCGCTCACCGCCAATGCGGTGATTGTGGCGGGGATCGCGGGCGCGGCGATGGCTTTGCCTTTGTTTCGCTGGTTGAAAATTGAACACGAAGTGGCGCAAGGCTTTGCGCTGGGTTTGGCTTCACATGGTGTCGGTACTGCGCGGGCGTTTCAGATTTCCGATACGGCGGGGGCATTTGCGGGCTTGGCGATGGGCTTTAATGGGGTGGTTACGGCCTTGATTTTGCCGATTTTGCTGACGGCGTGGTATTGGTGACGGCGGTGCAGATGATGGTTGTGGTTTGGGCTTGTTATGTCAGCATCGGCATCGGTCGAGCAAAGGACAAAAAATGAATTGGCAAACGTTTTATCGGCAAACGCTGCGCGATATTGTGCTCTGGTTGCCGCTGGCTGCCGTGATAGGTCTGTGTGCGGGCTTGACCTCGGCCTTGTTGTTGGTGTCTTTAGATTGGGCAACCGCAACGCGAGTCGCGAATCCAATTTTGCTTGTATTTTTACCCTTTGCCGGCTTGTTAGTTGGCTGGGTGTATTACGAATGGGGTCGAGAGATCGAGTCAGGGAATAACTTACTGATCGATGAAATTCATCAACCCCGGGCAGTTACCCAGCTGCGCATGATGCCGTTGATTTTTATTGGCACGGTGTTTTCGCATTTATTTGGCGCATCAGTTGGGCGCGAGGGTACAGCGGTGCAAATGTCAGGCGCATTGGCCGACCAACTGGCGTTAATCACCAAGCGTAAGGTGCAAGATCGGCGGGTGATTTTAATGGCGGCAATGAGTGCCGGTTTTGCTGGGGTGTTTGGCACGCCACTGGCGGGCGCGGTGTTTGGGCTTGAAGTGCAAGCTTTAGGCAAAATGCGCAATAACGCTTTGTTTCCTTGTTTAATTGCCAGTTTGGTGAGTGATTGGTTGGTGCGATCTTTGGGGGTGCATCACACGCATTATGTGATTCCAAGCATTCCTGCGGTCACCATTATGGGTTTATTGGCAGTGCTCTTTGCCGGGGCCTTATTTGGCTTGGCGGGGAAATCGTTTGCTGAATTAACCCACTGGGTGGCAAAGCATTTTAAACGCATTAAATATCCACCACTGCGCCCCTTTGTGGGCGGTGTTTGTGTGGCCAGTTTGGTGTTGATATTTGGCGCTGAGCGTTATATTGGCTTGGGTATTCCCAGTATTGTGGAATCGTTTAATCAACCGATCCCATTTTGGGATGCGCCGCTTAAATTATTCTTTACCACCTTGTCGCTGGGTGCTGGATTTAAAGGCGGCGAAGTGACGCCGTTGTTTTATATTGGCGCAACCATGGGGAATGCTTTGGCGCCGTTACTAAATATGCCGTTTCCTTTGTTGGCTGGGCTGGGCTTTGTGGCGGTATTTGCGGGGGCGGCCAATACGCCGTTAACGTGCACTTTAATGGCCATTGAGCTCTTTGGCGCGGCAATTGGTCCTTATGCTTTATTGGCTTGCGTGGTGGCGTTTTTGTTTTCGGGGCATAGCAGTATTTATGTGGCGCAGCGCTGGGGTTCAGGCAAAGGGCGGCCGATTACGGATGACAAAGCAGGGGTGCGCTTGTCTGATTTAACGGATAGCAAATAGCCGCGTTTGTGATTGAGTCAAACTAAGCTTGCCGCGTTGTGGCGTATTGTGCTGCTTGAGGGCGGGTTGCGGTGCTTTTACACAACGATGTAAGACATAAAAATGGCCAGCGACAGCGCTGGCCATTTTTAATGGTGGTGCTGGCTTAACGCCATTTTAATTTGTCATGCAATTGCACCACGTTACCAATAATGAGTAAGGCGGGCGGTTTGATGGCTTCTTGTTCGATACGCTTAGCGAGCTCAGTTAAGGTGGTGGTGACGACTCTTTGCTGTGCTGTGGTGGCACGTTCAATAATGGCTACAAGGGTATCTTTATCTCTGCCATGATTTATCAGTTGTTCAGCAATATACCCAGCTTGGGCGACGCCCATATACACCACGACCGTTTCGCTTGGGTTGACCAAGCGCGGCCAATCAAGGTCGACTTCACCGGACTTTCTGTGACCAGTTACAAAAGTGACCGATTGCGCATAATCACGATGCGTTAGCGGAATGCCGGCGTAACACGATGCGCCAGCGGCCGAAGTTATGCCGGGTACCACTTCAAACGCAATGCCGTGCTGGGCAAGTTCTTCAATTTCTTCACCACCACGACCAAAAATAAACGGATCGCCCCCTTTGAGGCGCAAGACTTTTTTACCCTCAAGCGCCAAACGAACCAGCAATTGATTGATTTCTTCTTGCGGCAGTGCGTGATTGTTGGATTTTTTACCGACA includes these proteins:
- a CDS encoding LrgB family protein; amino-acid sequence: MSVISALAQYPATWIALTGVTYLLADTLYHRARCFPLLNPVLVSVLLLIAVLKISGVSYATYFAGAKPIHLLLGPATVALAIPLYLNLAKMKQYFIPLSIALLVGSTVGIVSVLVLGQWMGLSWTTILSFAPKSCTTPIAMALSQEHGGLPSLTANAVIVAGIAGAAMALPLFRWLKIEHEVAQGFALGLASHGVGTARAFQISDTAGAFAGLAMGFNGVVTALILPILLTAWYW
- a CDS encoding voltage-gated chloride channel family protein, giving the protein MNWQTFYRQTLRDIVLWLPLAAVIGLCAGLTSALLLVSLDWATATRVANPILLVFLPFAGLLVGWVYYEWGREIESGNNLLIDEIHQPRAVTQLRMMPLIFIGTVFSHLFGASVGREGTAVQMSGALADQLALITKRKVQDRRVILMAAMSAGFAGVFGTPLAGAVFGLEVQALGKMRNNALFPCLIASLVSDWLVRSLGVHHTHYVIPSIPAVTIMGLLAVLFAGALFGLAGKSFAELTHWVAKHFKRIKYPPLRPFVGGVCVASLVLIFGAERYIGLGIPSIVESFNQPIPFWDAPLKLFFTTLSLGAGFKGGEVTPLFYIGATMGNALAPLLNMPFPLLAGLGFVAVFAGAANTPLTCTLMAIELFGAAIGPYALLACVVAFLFSGHSSIYVAQRWGSGKGRPITDDKAGVRLSDLTDSK